A single region of the Brassica rapa cultivar Chiifu-401-42 chromosome A03, CAAS_Brap_v3.01, whole genome shotgun sequence genome encodes:
- the LOC103860544 gene encoding dof zinc finger protein DOF5.4, with product MQDIHDYSMTGGGGSGGSTGRFYGGGIGGGGGGGDRRMRTHQNNILNHHQSLKCPRCNSLNTKFCYYNNYNLSQPRHFCKNCRRYWTKGGVLRNVPVGGGCRKAKRSKSKQPQPSSPSSADKPTTQNVEEKSSSSESSSLTASNSTAVTVTATAAKVASPRVMDTDMPNLKQYGNGIEWSTLLGQGSSDGGAFSEIGGFTAASMVETTPFGFGGTSVNHQSMADHLKFEDNTVQQQFGDPTAQVDPNMGFEPLDWGSGGGDQTLFDLTSSVDHAYWSQSQWASSDQDQNGLYLP from the coding sequence ATGCAAGATATTCATGATTACTCCATGACCGGAGGCGGCGGCAGCGGAGGAAGTACAGGGAGGTTTTACGGTGGAGGTAtcggcggcggcggaggaggtGGAGATCGGAGGATGAGAACGCATCAGAACAATATCCTTAACCATCACCAGTCTCTCAAGTGTCCTCGTTGCAACTCTCTTAACACAAAGTTCTGTTACTACAACAATTACAACCTCTCTCAGCCTCGACACTTTTGTAAAAACTGCCGTCGTTACTGGACCAAAGGCGGCGTTCTCCGTAACGTCCCCGTCGGAGGTGGTTGCCGGAAAGCCAAACGGTCGAAGTCTAAGCAGCCTCAGCCGTCTTCTCCTTCCTCCGCCGACAAGCCAACCACTCAAAACGTGGAGGAGAAATCAAGTAGCAGCGAGAGCTCTTCTCTTACCGCCTCTAACTCCACCGCCGTCACCGTCACCGCTACCGCCGCGAAGGTTGCGTCCCCGAGGGTTATGGACACTGATATGCCTAATCTCAAACAGTACGGAAACGGGATTGAATGGTCGACGTTGCTCGGACAGGGTTCATCGGACGGTGGAGCTTTCTCGGAGATCGGCGGTTTTACTGCGGCGTCAATGGTTGAAACGACACCGTTTGGGTTCGGGGGTACTTCCGTAAATCATCAGTCTATGGCTGATCATCTGAAGTTTGAAGATAATACTGTACAGCAGCAGTTTGGGGATCCAACGGCTCAGGTTGATCCGAATATGGGATTTGAACCGTTGGATTGGGGAAGTGGAGGAGGAGATCAAACACTCTTTGATCTAACTAGTTCAGTTGATCATGCATACTGGAGTCAAAGTCAATGGGCGTCGTCTGATCAAGATCAGAATGGTCTCTACCTACCTTAA